The Hypanus sabinus isolate sHypSab1 unplaced genomic scaffold, sHypSab1.hap1 scaffold_322, whole genome shotgun sequence genome includes a window with the following:
- the LOC132388412 gene encoding zinc finger protein 850-like: MAHQRVHTGERPFTCSVCEKRFTQLSNLQSHQRVHTGEKPFTCSVCEKRFTQLSNLQSHQRVHTGEKPFTCSVCGKGFTLSSTLLVHQRIHTGEKLFTCSDCGKGFTLSSRLLVHQQIHTGEKPFTCSVCEKRFTQLSNLQSHQRVHTGEKPFTCSVCGKGFTLSSTLLVHQRIHTGEKLFTCSDCGKGFTLSSRLLVHQQIHTGEKPFTCSVCGKGFTLSSTLQRHQRVHTEVKPFTCSVCGKGFTLSSTLQRHQRVHTEVKPFTCSVCGKGFTVSSILLVHQRIHTGEKPFTCSVCGKRFTDSSTLRRHQRVHTGEKPFTCSECGKRFTLSSTLRRHQRVHSGEMPFTCSVCGKGFTDSSTLQRHQRLHTGEKPFTCSDCGMGFTQSSHLLRHQRVHTGKRPFTCSDCGKRFTQLYNLQSHQRVHTGERPFICSECGMGFAQSSHLLRHQSVHTGEWPLNCSDCGKGFPRLSQLLGHQKVHTGERPFTCSECGKGFSNSSHLQRHLRVHTGEKPFTCSNCGKGFIQLSDLQNHQRVHTGERPFTCSNCGKGFTQLSTLHSHQRVHTGEKPFICSVCGNGFSDSSALHRHQRIHTGEKPFTCSECGKGFTQLSSLRSHQRVHTGERPFSCSDCGKGFTQSSSLHSHQRIHTGEKPFTCSDCGKGFTLSSNLLRHQRVHTG, from the exons atggctcaccagcgagttcacactggggagcggccgttcacctgctcagtctgtgagaagagatttactcagttatccaacctacagagtcaccagcgagttcacactggggagaagccattcacgtgctcagtctgtgagaagagatttactcagttatccaacctacagagtcaccagcgagttcacactggggagaagccattcacgtgctcagtctgtgggaaaggattcactctgtcatccaccctactggtacatcagcgaattcacactggggagaagctgttcacctgctcagactgtggaaagggattcacactgtcatcccgcctactggtacatcagcaaattcacactggggagaagccgttcacctgctcagtctgtgagaagagatttactcagttatccaacctacagagtcaccagcgagttcacactggggagaagcctttcacctgctcagtctgtgggaaaggattcactctgtcatccaccctactggtacatcagcgaattcacactggggagaagctgttcacctgctcagactgtggaaagggattcacactgtcatcccgcctactggtacatcagcaaattcacactggggagaagccgttcacctgctcagtctgtgggaaaggattcactctgtcatccaccctacagagacaccagcgagttcacactgaggtgaagccattcacctgctcagtctgtgggaaaggattcactctgtcatccaccctacagagacaccagcgagttcacactgaggtgaagccattcacctgctcagtctgtgggaaaggattcactgtgtcatccatcctactggtacatcagcgaattcacactggggagaagccattcacctgctcagtctgtgggaagagattcactgactcttccaccctacggagacaccagcgagttcacactggggagaagccattcacctgctcagaatgtgggaagcgattcactctgtcatccaccctacggcgtcaccagcgagttcacagtggggagatgccgttcacctgctcagtgtgtgggaaaggattcactgactcttccaccctgcagagacaccagcgacttcacactggggagaa gccgttcacctgctcagactgtgggatgggatttactcagtcatctcacctactgagacaccagcgagttcacactgggaagaggccattcacctgctcagattgtgggaagagatttactcagttatacaacctacagagtcaccagcgagttcacactggagagaggccattcatctgctcagaatgtgggatgggatttgctcagtcatctcacctcctgagacaccagtcagttcacactggggagtggccattgaactgctcagattgtgggaagggattccctcGGTTATCCCAACTACTGGGACACCagaaagttcacactggggagaggcctttcacctgctcagaatgtgggaagggattcagtaattcatcccacctacagagacatctgcgagttcacactggggagaagccattcacctgctcgaactgtgggaagggattcattcaattATCTGATCTACAaaatcaccagcgagttcacactggggagaggccattcacctgctcaaactgtgggaagggattcactcagttatccaccctacacagtcaccaacgagttcacactggggagaagccattcatctgctcagtctgtgggaacgGATTCAGTGATTCATCCGCCCTACACCGTCACcaacgaattcacactggggagaagccattcacctgttcagaatgtggaaagggattcacacagttatcaAGCCTACGcagtcaccaacgagttcacactggggagaggccattctcttgctcagactgtgggaagggattcacacagtcatcaaGCCTACACAGTCACcaacgaattcacactggggagaagccgttcacctgctcagactgtgggaagggattcacgctGTCATCTAatctactgagacaccagcgagttcacactgggtag